The Vitis riparia cultivar Riparia Gloire de Montpellier isolate 1030 chromosome 10, EGFV_Vit.rip_1.0, whole genome shotgun sequence genome includes a region encoding these proteins:
- the LOC117924293 gene encoding auxin-responsive protein SAUR76-like produces MFYGFCDSFLLLSVSLVLRMKKLNVILNKCKSFSRQMRRSSSYNSASPRSNSAREETFADMKEEEEHQETVYVGSKRRQYAVSSKHLKHPLLNALIEEKSKQGPGGVISVNCEVVLFDHLLWMLDNADPKLTSESLEELAELYSL; encoded by the coding sequence atgttttatggATTTTGTGATAGCTTTCTCCTCCTCTCAGTCTCTCTGGTTTTGAGGATGAAGAAGCTTAACGTCATACTGAACAAGTGCAAGAGCTTCTCAAGGCAGATGAGAAGGTCCTCCTCTTACAATAGTGCTAGTCCAAGATCAAACTCGGCAAGGGAAGAAACATTTGCAGATatgaaagaggaagaagaacaTCAAGAAACGGTGTATGTGGGAAGTAAAAGGAGGCAATATGCAGTTAGTTCGAAGCATCTAAAGCATCCTTTATTGAATGCTTTAATTGAAGAGAAGTCCAAGCAGGGTCCGGGTGGAGTCATCTCTGTGAACTGTGAGGTTGTTCTCTTTGACCACCTATTATGGATGCTGGATAATGCAGATCCCAAGCTCACCAGTGAATCATTGGAGGAGTTAGCTGAGCTTTATTCCCTCTAA